One segment of Panicum virgatum strain AP13 chromosome 3K, P.virgatum_v5, whole genome shotgun sequence DNA contains the following:
- the LOC120701592 gene encoding uncharacterized protein LOC120701592: protein MRRTSLLALAIAIAFAAGALGCCGGVAAADAVAESCNSIRDFVDVSFCEARLGSVPGAAAADRHGHLLMAADLATASGASAGDAATAAAARGATDPAARDALRACGFLYGAASVPALRLLRGYAAARAWGAARALLLLTGTAGIGCDAALAGTAAAGGIAAANREFDQLSAMATALLNVVD from the coding sequence ATGAGGAGGACCTCGCTTCTCGCcctcgccatcgccatcgccttcgccgccggcgcgctcggctgctgcggcggcgtcgcggccgccgacgccgtcgccgagTCGTGCAACTCCATCCGCGACTTCGTCGACGTGTCCTTCTGCGAGGCGCGGCTGGGGTCCGTCCcgggtgccgcggcggcggaccggcaCGGCCACCTCCTCATGGCCGCGGACCtggccacggcgagcggcgcctCGGCCGGGGACGCcgccacggcggccgcggcgcgcggcgcgaccGACCCGGCCGCGCGGGACGCCCTGCGGgcgtgcgggttcctgtacggCGCGGCGTCGGTGCCGGCGCTGCGGCTCCTGCGCGggtacgcggcggcgcgggcatggggcgccgcgcgcgcgctgctgctgctcacggGGACGGCCGGGATCGGGTGCGACGCCGCGCTCGCGGGCaccgcggccgcgggcgggaTTGCCGCGGCCAACCGCGAGTTCGACCAGCtctccgccatggccaccgcgctGCTCAACGTCGTCGACTAG
- the LOC120700032 gene encoding serine/threonine-protein phosphatase 6 regulatory ankyrin repeat subunit B-like, translating into MASSSSSSSGEGPSTSGSGGGRRAQYWDFVHAVVIYKEDNDQVLQKLLTAVMNLDIVAAKKSAEKLREMGTGLDAAVQAVADPKNKRHGPLHVAAGTKYLEMCKMLVKKYNCNPNAAGADGETPLFFAILGQGSQAIVEYLITIGADPNKANNRGITPLHLAAGEGHCEIAEYLLSKGANVDPICQDGEAPLHIAARRGNLRMVKILLEHQADCNRLSGKLHTPLVASLFGSSLECLERIIEAGAAVNTDSPVTPLSVAARKGLADCIKCLLNRGADPNEPDEDGKLPLEVAASIGWLAGIQILLPVTNPLEKFENLSIAEMIKQEGMARQQEALTAVADGDVAYWEKNYADALRCYTKALRLGHGDPALYAKRSLCHLRNYDQHRFLDDAYSYMDIMTPDLSVPCSEKAAKKLVLGYDMNWRAERPGSGSNPTN; encoded by the exons atggcgtcctcctcctcctcctcctcaggcgAGGGGCCCTCCACTTCGGGTTCGGGTGGTGGCCGCCGCGCGCAGTACTGGGACTTCGTGCACGCGGTCGTGATCTACAAGGAAGACAATGACCAggtgctccagaagctcctcacCGCGGTGATGAATCTCGACATCGTCGCCGCGAAGA AGTCCGCGGAGAAGCTGAGGGAGATGGGGACGGGCCTGGACGCGGCGGTGCAGGCCGTCGCCGACCCCAAGAACAAGCGCCACGGGCCGCTCCACGTCGCCGCGGGGACCAAGTATCTGGAGATGTGCAAGATGCTAGTCAAGAAGTACAACTGCAACCCAAACGCGGCCGGTGCTGATG GTGAAACACCTCTGTTTTTTGCAATACTAGGTCAGGGATCTCAGGCTATTGTAGAGTATCTTATCACCATTGGTGCTGATCCAAATAAAGCAAACAATCGTGGGATTACTCCACTCCACCTCGCAGCAGGAGAAG GTCACTGTGAAATAGCAGAGTATTTGTTGTCCAAAGGAGCTAATGTTGATCCCATATGTCAAGATGGCGAAGCACCACTACATATTGCTGCTCGCCGTGGAAATTTAAGAATGGTGAAAATATTGTTGGAGCATCAAGCAGAT TGTAACAGACTTTCGGGTAAACTCCACACACCACTGGTGGCGTCCCTCTTTGGTTCTTCATTGGAATGCTTGGAGAGAATTATTGAG GCTGGCGCTGCTGTCAATACTGATAGTCCTGTAACTCCATTATCAGTAGCTGCTCGTAAAGGCTTAGCTGACTGCATCAAATGTTTGTTGAATAGGGGTGCTGATCCTAATGAGCCTGATGAA GATGGTAAATTGCCACTAGAAGTTGCTGCATCCATAGGATGGTTGGCAGGCATTCAGATTCTCTTGCCTGTAACAAACCCTTTGGAAAAATTTGAAAACCTGAGCATTGCTGAAATGATTAAACAAGAAGGAATG GCACGCCAACAGGAAGCACTTACGGCTGTTGCAGATGGAGATGTTGCATACTGGGAGAAGAATTATGCTGATGCATTGAGATGCTACACCAAA GCATTGAGGCTTGGCCATGGTGATCCAGCCTTGTATGCAAAGAGGAGCCTTTGCCATCTGAGGAATTATGATCAGCATAGATTTTTGGACGATGCGTATTCCTACATGGATATCATGACTCCAGATTTATCAGTACCTTGCTCTGAGAAAGCTGCTAAGAAATTGGTGCTG GGGTATGACATGAACTGGAGAGCAGAAAGGCCTGGTTCTGGAAGCAACCCGACTAACTGA